One Cupriavidus necator N-1 DNA window includes the following coding sequences:
- a CDS encoding YciI family protein, with amino-acid sequence MESDRSLVDSLTAGMLNQKLYVMLRRTVRAELLNEELVALHLKWMIAQEREGVIFASGPFIVRGRPRGAGGGMTVLRATDEQEAIAIGDTDPFVAAGAVEYELLTWMLMEGGLRLTLNYSTGKFELG; translated from the coding sequence TTGGAGTCTGATCGCTCGCTCGTAGATTCGTTGACCGCCGGCATGCTCAACCAGAAGCTGTATGTGATGCTGCGCCGGACCGTGCGCGCCGAGTTGCTGAACGAAGAACTCGTCGCGCTTCATTTGAAATGGATGATCGCGCAGGAGCGCGAGGGAGTGATCTTCGCCTCTGGCCCATTCATCGTGCGCGGCCGGCCGCGTGGTGCTGGCGGCGGCATGACTGTCTTGCGTGCGACCGATGAGCAGGAAGCGATAGCAATCGGCGATACTGACCCGTTTGTGGCTGCTGGCGCCGTGGAATACGAGTTGCTCACCTGGATGCTGATGGAAGGCGGCCTACGCCTTACTCTCAACTATTCCACCGGAAAATTCGAACTTGGTTAA
- a CDS encoding LysR family transcriptional regulator has protein sequence MELLNDMALFVEVVKARSFRRAAEAIGVPNSTLSRRISSLEKAIGLRLLHRTTRKIELTEAGQVYFERCKRIVDEARLAHEQLGEMLAQPSGVLHASLPVDLANILLAPLIAEFAHRYPGIGFEFDLTPRRVDLVAEPFDVAIRMGEPPSSNLIARRLARLPRYLYASPQYIERFGEPSQPADLVRHECLRLRTTEASAWTLKDATKTVEVAVGGRFLLNSVGMIRRLATLDLGIAVLAEAIIGDDVANGLLRRVLPQWQATPIPVYAMTETRLLPAKTQRFIEFLRERLEQ, from the coding sequence ATGGAACTGCTGAACGACATGGCCCTGTTCGTGGAGGTCGTCAAAGCCAGGAGCTTTCGCCGGGCGGCCGAGGCAATCGGTGTGCCGAACTCGACACTGTCGCGCCGCATCAGCTCCCTGGAGAAGGCGATCGGGCTGCGCCTGCTGCATCGCACCACACGCAAGATCGAGCTGACCGAAGCTGGCCAGGTCTATTTCGAGCGCTGCAAGCGCATCGTCGACGAGGCGCGGCTTGCACACGAGCAACTCGGCGAAATGCTGGCGCAGCCCAGTGGCGTGCTGCATGCCTCGCTGCCGGTGGATTTGGCCAATATCTTGCTGGCGCCGCTGATCGCGGAATTCGCCCACCGCTATCCTGGCATCGGCTTTGAATTCGACCTCACGCCGCGGCGCGTCGATCTGGTGGCCGAGCCATTCGATGTCGCGATCCGCATGGGGGAACCGCCAAGTTCGAACCTGATCGCGCGCCGCCTCGCCCGCCTGCCCCGCTATCTTTACGCTTCGCCGCAGTACATCGAACGCTTCGGCGAGCCAAGCCAGCCGGCCGATCTTGTACGGCATGAGTGTCTGCGGCTGCGCACAACGGAAGCCAGCGCATGGACACTGAAGGACGCGACGAAAACGGTTGAAGTCGCAGTCGGCGGCCGGTTCTTGCTCAACAGCGTCGGCATGATCCGGCGCCTCGCGACGCTCGACCTCGGCATCGCCGTATTGGCGGAAGCAATCATTGGTGACGACGTGGCCAATGGACTACTGCGTCGAGTGCTGCCACAGTGGCAGGCCACACCCATCCCCGTCTATGCCATGACCGAGACGCGTCTGCTGCCGGCGAAGACGCAGCGTTTTATCGAGTTCCTGCGAGAGCGCTTGGAGCAGTGA
- a CDS encoding CDP-6-deoxy-delta-3,4-glucoseen reductase, whose product MTRHTITLLPSGNQFQCDDGETILTAGLAAGLLMPFSCRSGVCNTCRGTVRQGKVDFGNVHPTYLSEDDKHAGKALLCSAKAIGDCSIEVRELDPAEAFPVRRLPCRVLHLERLAPDVMLITIGLPPNEPTVFKAGQYVDFVLKDGTRRSYSIATAPSSEGVRQVDLHVRLVPGGRFTEHVFNTMKLRETMMLEMPLGSFYWRASSDKPMIMLASGTGFAPIKSIIDYSIACGNTRPITLYWGGRTRACIYMASLVEKWVAEHDHIKFIPVVSDATPECNWTGRSGFVHKAVIEDFPDMSAYQVYACGAPIVVDSARRDFTARCGLPEDEFYADSFINEADRQKAAA is encoded by the coding sequence ATGACCAGGCACACGATCACCCTGCTGCCCAGTGGCAACCAGTTCCAGTGCGACGACGGCGAGACGATCCTGACGGCCGGCCTGGCTGCCGGCCTGCTCATGCCTTTCAGCTGCCGCTCTGGTGTCTGCAACACTTGCCGCGGCACCGTCAGGCAAGGCAAGGTGGATTTCGGCAATGTTCACCCGACCTACCTCAGTGAAGACGACAAGCATGCCGGCAAAGCGCTGCTGTGCTCGGCCAAAGCCATCGGCGACTGCAGCATCGAGGTCCGCGAACTGGACCCGGCAGAAGCTTTCCCGGTGCGCCGTTTGCCGTGCCGCGTACTGCATCTCGAAAGGCTAGCGCCAGACGTCATGCTGATCACCATTGGCCTGCCGCCCAACGAGCCAACCGTCTTCAAAGCCGGCCAGTACGTTGACTTCGTGCTCAAGGACGGCACGCGCCGCAGCTACTCGATCGCGACCGCACCTTCCAGCGAAGGTGTAAGGCAAGTCGACCTGCACGTTCGCCTGGTTCCCGGTGGTCGCTTCACGGAGCACGTGTTCAACACGATGAAGCTGCGCGAAACGATGATGCTGGAGATGCCGCTCGGGTCCTTCTACTGGCGAGCGAGCAGCGACAAACCAATGATCATGCTCGCTTCAGGCACGGGATTCGCACCGATCAAGTCCATCATCGACTACAGCATCGCGTGCGGAAACACGCGTCCCATCACCCTTTACTGGGGCGGCCGCACGCGTGCATGCATCTACATGGCTTCGCTTGTCGAGAAGTGGGTCGCTGAGCACGACCACATCAAGTTTATCCCCGTCGTGAGTGACGCCACCCCCGAATGCAACTGGACTGGTCGCAGCGGATTCGTGCACAAGGCGGTCATAGAAGACTTCCCCGACATGTCCGCCTATCAGGTATATGCCTGCGGCGCGCCGATCGTCGTCGATTCCGCCCGCCGCGATTTTACGGCGCGGTGCGGCCTTCCAGAAGACGAGTTCTACGCCGATTCCTTTATCAACGAAGCAGACCGACAGAAAGCCGCTGCTTGA
- a CDS encoding isochorismatase family protein has translation MTYEKFSANNAALLLIDHQVGTMGWVKSIPFEEMKRNALMLAKAASILKLPVVLTSSMEEYAQGPLLSELEQILPAEFASRVKRLGIVNAMDDENFAAAVKATGRKKLIIAGVTNDVCTVYPALSLVRDGYEVQVVADGGGSPSVMADDIALRRMDKGGVTLTTTNQLIAELAGSWATPEGGQLVQVLMTALQG, from the coding sequence ATGACGTACGAAAAATTCAGTGCCAACAATGCCGCGCTGCTGTTGATTGATCACCAAGTGGGGACTATGGGATGGGTGAAATCTATTCCGTTCGAAGAGATGAAACGCAATGCGCTGATGCTCGCAAAGGCGGCAAGCATCCTGAAGCTCCCGGTGGTACTGACTTCCAGCATGGAGGAGTACGCTCAGGGGCCGCTGTTGAGTGAACTGGAGCAGATCCTGCCCGCCGAGTTTGCTTCCCGCGTCAAGCGCCTGGGTATCGTCAACGCCATGGACGATGAAAACTTCGCCGCCGCCGTCAAAGCTACGGGCCGTAAGAAGCTCATCATTGCCGGTGTCACCAATGACGTCTGCACGGTCTATCCGGCGCTGAGTCTGGTGCGCGATGGGTATGAAGTTCAGGTAGTTGCAGATGGTGGTGGCTCACCAAGTGTCATGGCCGATGACATCGCATTGCGGCGGATGGATAAAGGCGGCGTGACGCTGACCACCACCAACCAGCTGATTGCAGAACTCGCCGGAAGCTGGGCTACGCCAGAAGGCGGCCAATTGGTGCAAGTGTTGATGACAGCGCTTCAAGGCTAA
- a CDS encoding efflux transporter outer membrane subunit, with protein MDFWGKNQATFEAALNRAQGIEVDYHAAQLLLTTSIARTYLRLAHGYAQRDLAEATLKEREKILQLTQQRVAAQIDSKMELKQAEAALPATRSAIASFNELIALTEAQLAQLVGEGPDWGMAISRPRLNLSTPVSLPSNIPAELIGRRPDLVAQRWRVEAASEDIKVAKAQFYPNVSLTAFMGFQSLGLPDLLTAGSRVIGVGPAISLPIFDGGRLRGNLAARQAEYDIAVEQYNGNLIAAVHDVVNQLTSMKWLREQIDEQHQALILAQEAFELSTNRYKSGVGNYLQVLSAESLVLTQKRLQVEQEARGRELTVDLIRALGGGYVPEESTEQ; from the coding sequence ATAGACTTCTGGGGGAAGAACCAGGCAACGTTTGAAGCCGCCCTGAATCGAGCGCAGGGAATAGAAGTTGACTATCACGCAGCACAGTTGTTACTCACAACATCGATTGCGCGCACCTATCTCAGGCTTGCGCACGGTTATGCGCAAAGAGACCTTGCCGAAGCCACATTGAAAGAGCGCGAGAAAATTCTGCAACTTACCCAGCAGAGAGTTGCTGCACAAATCGACTCAAAAATGGAGTTAAAGCAGGCAGAGGCCGCTCTGCCCGCCACACGAAGCGCCATCGCGAGCTTCAATGAACTCATCGCGCTGACGGAGGCACAACTTGCACAGCTCGTGGGCGAAGGCCCCGACTGGGGCATGGCCATCTCCCGTCCACGACTAAACCTGTCCACGCCAGTTTCACTGCCGAGCAATATCCCCGCAGAACTCATTGGTCGGCGCCCTGATCTGGTAGCGCAGCGGTGGCGCGTTGAAGCGGCTAGTGAAGACATCAAGGTGGCGAAGGCGCAGTTCTACCCGAACGTTAGTCTGACAGCGTTCATGGGCTTCCAGAGTCTTGGATTGCCGGATCTTCTCACCGCAGGCAGCCGTGTCATAGGAGTGGGGCCCGCGATCTCACTTCCTATCTTCGACGGAGGCCGCCTCCGGGGAAACTTGGCGGCACGCCAGGCGGAGTATGACATTGCGGTCGAACAGTACAACGGAAATCTCATTGCCGCGGTACACGACGTAGTCAATCAGCTAACGTCAATGAAATGGCTCAGGGAACAAATCGACGAGCAACACCAAGCCCTCATCCTGGCGCAGGAAGCCTTCGAGCTCTCAACGAATCGATACAAGAGTGGTGTCGGTAACTACCTCCAGGTGCTTTCTGCGGAGAGCCTGGTACTTACACAAAAGCGGCTTCAGGTCGAGCAAGAGGCGCGCGGGCGTGAATTGACAGTCGACTTAATTCGCGCGCTTGGCGGCGGCTATGTCCCGGAAGAAAGTACGGAGCAGTAA
- a CDS encoding NAD(P)-dependent oxidoreductase, producing the protein MTSIGILGTGGIGLAIARKLIGAGTVPFGYRRADNSAFVEAGGRHCASAAELVDQSDIVLLCVPDAALESLFFGAGNVLAHVRAGQTFVDLGVAPIELKREVRDRLSRASAIFLDAPVMGNPPLIEAGRAVVYMSGEEEACRVVEDELRKFAAARYVGKFGDGSKLKYVSNMLLAVHTVAAAEAVVYAKRSGLDIGTLLDHIPPIAQSGVLGMRGKTMASGAYGKGAGTVSMLLDVINVIHDDALASGMELTFLGSAKQYYERAVSEGLGDSDTESLVEVIS; encoded by the coding sequence ATGACATCTATTGGAATTCTGGGAACGGGTGGCATCGGCCTGGCCATCGCCCGCAAGCTCATTGGTGCGGGTACAGTGCCCTTCGGCTATCGCCGTGCTGACAACTCCGCCTTTGTTGAGGCCGGCGGCCGGCACTGCGCGTCGGCGGCGGAGTTGGTCGACCAGTCGGATATCGTGCTGTTGTGCGTGCCAGACGCGGCGCTCGAATCCCTGTTTTTCGGCGCAGGTAATGTGCTCGCGCACGTCAGGGCCGGTCAGACATTCGTCGACCTCGGGGTAGCGCCGATCGAGCTCAAGCGCGAGGTGCGCGACCGCTTGTCGCGTGCATCAGCAATCTTCCTTGACGCTCCCGTCATGGGCAATCCGCCGCTGATCGAAGCGGGTCGCGCGGTGGTATACATGAGCGGAGAGGAGGAGGCCTGCCGCGTTGTCGAAGACGAACTGCGGAAGTTCGCCGCCGCCCGTTACGTGGGAAAGTTCGGCGACGGCTCCAAGCTGAAGTACGTGTCCAACATGCTGCTCGCCGTACATACGGTCGCCGCGGCAGAGGCGGTTGTCTACGCGAAGAGATCGGGGCTCGACATCGGCACGTTGCTCGACCATATCCCGCCGATCGCGCAGTCCGGTGTACTCGGCATGCGCGGCAAGACGATGGCCAGCGGCGCCTATGGTAAGGGTGCGGGCACGGTATCGATGCTGCTCGACGTGATCAACGTGATCCACGACGACGCGTTGGCGTCGGGAATGGAACTTACGTTCTTGGGCAGCGCGAAGCAGTACTATGAAAGAGCGGTATCCGAAGGGTTGGGAGACTCAGACACCGAGAGCTTGGTGGAAGTGATCTCCTGA
- a CDS encoding VOC family protein yields the protein MEINIEDAIPTDFTAPVPERNSHVKPFCLGHGTLECFSLKESRKFYEEFLGLECRRHAKPSMSVRLGMRFHIVCVEVGDAVHPCNVLNHWGLDVKSRESVDEAYQAALKYKDQYKIRQVLEPHEQHSVYSFYLEDLDHNWWEIQYYPNGFQHDDFFDFGDRFSDDEKVDLSALPELNIFGKAD from the coding sequence ATGGAAATCAACATCGAAGATGCCATTCCCACGGACTTCACCGCGCCTGTCCCAGAGCGCAATTCGCATGTGAAGCCCTTCTGTCTTGGACATGGCACCCTGGAATGCTTCAGCCTGAAGGAGTCCCGCAAATTCTATGAGGAGTTCCTCGGCCTGGAGTGCCGCCGCCACGCCAAACCGTCAATGTCGGTTCGCCTGGGTATGCGCTTCCACATTGTGTGCGTGGAAGTCGGTGACGCAGTCCACCCTTGCAATGTCCTTAACCACTGGGGGCTGGACGTCAAGTCGCGCGAAAGTGTGGACGAAGCCTACCAGGCGGCGCTCAAGTACAAAGACCAATACAAGATCCGTCAGGTGCTGGAACCGCACGAGCAGCACAGCGTGTACTCGTTCTACCTGGAAGACCTGGACCACAACTGGTGGGAGATCCAGTACTACCCGAACGGGTTCCAGCATGACGACTTCTTCGATTTTGGGGACCGATTCTCCGACGACGAAAAAGTCGACCTTAGCGCGCTCCCTGAACTCAATATCTTCGGAAAGGCAGACTAA
- a CDS encoding LysR family transcriptional regulator encodes MKDLNLLYVFEALWRDRSVTAAAENLGLTQAAVSSALKRLRAEYGDRLFMLVGRRMEPTPLATAIAGALLDSLSTIRKTTGTLMPFDPTHARRQFTMRTRDIGEVVLLPRIQQELLRAAPQSCIQTVYAPIDETLSALATGRMDVAVGYLPALERNIYKCPLFQEEYICVMRAGHPLATRPDLPLEAFLAQDHLLITYSGSGHILLERALLEAGAKSRIKLRMPQYLAAPHALLASNLIWTAPQALANVLARFYPLVLRPLPLALEPFEIALYWHQRFHKDPANIWFRSLVIEAIKGIPWPEGPAAPPQR; translated from the coding sequence TTGAAAGACTTAAACCTGCTTTATGTGTTTGAGGCGCTTTGGAGAGATCGATCGGTCACTGCGGCCGCGGAGAATCTGGGGCTCACCCAGGCGGCGGTCAGCAGCGCCCTGAAGCGGCTTCGGGCGGAATATGGGGACCGGCTGTTCATGCTGGTCGGCCGGCGGATGGAGCCGACGCCTCTGGCCACGGCAATTGCGGGAGCGCTGCTCGACTCTCTGTCGACAATCCGCAAGACTACTGGCACCTTGATGCCCTTTGACCCAACGCATGCCAGGCGTCAATTCACGATGCGCACACGGGATATAGGCGAAGTCGTGTTGCTGCCACGCATTCAGCAGGAACTACTGCGTGCCGCACCGCAGAGCTGCATCCAGACCGTCTACGCGCCGATCGACGAAACCCTGTCCGCTCTTGCGACCGGCCGCATGGACGTTGCGGTAGGCTATCTGCCGGCTCTCGAACGCAATATCTACAAGTGCCCGCTGTTCCAGGAGGAATACATTTGCGTGATGCGGGCTGGCCATCCGCTTGCAACGAGACCCGACCTCCCCCTCGAAGCGTTCCTGGCACAGGACCATCTATTAATTACCTACTCGGGCAGTGGGCATATCCTTCTCGAGCGCGCCCTGCTCGAGGCCGGAGCAAAATCGCGCATCAAGCTGCGCATGCCGCAGTACCTGGCAGCTCCCCACGCCCTTCTTGCCTCCAATCTGATCTGGACAGCGCCTCAAGCCCTGGCCAATGTGCTGGCTCGTTTCTACCCTCTGGTCCTTCGCCCCCTGCCGTTGGCCCTGGAGCCATTCGAGATTGCACTTTACTGGCATCAACGCTTCCACAAAGATCCCGCGAATATCTGGTTTCGCAGCCTTGTCATCGAAGCGATCAAGGGCATCCCATGGCCGGAAGGCCCAGCAGCGCCGCCTCAGAGATAG
- a CDS encoding TolC family protein translates to MRTHPRPVPYPASLLQRGLRVILASAATVTLASCLSSGGLARNSALDTAARLTTSRSLESTSISPESWPSEAWWTTFGDHQLDELERRALSGQPSLRLAAARVRQAEALVGVAGANRFPQVGASLKSTRQRYSANSTVPKPLAGSRDVFSDLSLGELRNRLLGEEPGNV, encoded by the coding sequence GTGAGAACGCATCCCAGACCAGTTCCATATCCAGCCTCACTATTGCAGCGGGGGCTCAGGGTGATCCTCGCATCGGCCGCGACGGTGACGCTGGCTTCGTGTTTGAGTTCCGGAGGTCTGGCAAGGAATTCAGCATTAGATACCGCGGCTCGGTTGACTACCAGTCGGAGTTTGGAGAGCACTTCAATCTCCCCTGAATCCTGGCCGAGTGAAGCTTGGTGGACGACGTTTGGTGACCACCAGTTAGACGAGCTCGAGCGGAGGGCATTGAGCGGTCAACCAAGTCTACGCCTGGCAGCGGCCCGCGTCCGCCAGGCAGAAGCCCTTGTTGGAGTCGCCGGTGCTAATCGTTTTCCGCAAGTTGGGGCGAGCTTGAAGAGCACCCGACAGCGATACAGTGCAAATAGCACGGTGCCGAAGCCACTGGCCGGCAGCCGGGACGTCTTTAGCGATCTGAGCCTGGGCGAGTTACGAAATAGACTTCTGGGGGAAGAACCAGGCAACGTTTGA
- a CDS encoding fumarylacetoacetate hydrolase family protein — MIQLVTFKVPEGVRTGMMTNGKIYQSGAYNDMLEVLADWSNASAKLETLGPKLAERDDVKNAELVAPLPAPRNIYFAGANYKDHVEEMRERLKLNINADPKGSGEKPWHSLKSTGSSVVGPGTRVALPGGSKMLDWEVELAVVIGKPAKDVSRDNALDCVAGYTVANDLSARDHIFRPEVAETSPFRYDWIGQKSFDGSCPMGPAITPAQFIGDPMNLSMKLWVNDKLKQDSNTNQMLFDIADQISHLSSRVTLLPGDVILTGTPAGVGMPNSDFLKPGDVVKQWIESIGEFEFTIA, encoded by the coding sequence ATGATCCAGCTCGTTACCTTCAAGGTGCCAGAGGGCGTGCGCACCGGCATGATGACCAACGGCAAGATTTACCAGTCCGGTGCCTACAACGACATGCTCGAAGTACTCGCGGACTGGTCCAACGCTTCAGCAAAGCTCGAGACGCTTGGCCCCAAACTGGCCGAGCGAGACGACGTGAAGAATGCCGAACTGGTTGCGCCGCTTCCGGCGCCGCGGAACATCTATTTCGCAGGGGCGAACTACAAGGACCACGTTGAGGAAATGAGGGAGCGCCTCAAGCTCAACATCAACGCTGATCCGAAGGGCAGCGGCGAGAAGCCCTGGCACTCGCTCAAGTCGACCGGCTCGAGCGTGGTGGGTCCCGGCACCAGGGTGGCGCTGCCAGGCGGGTCGAAGATGCTCGATTGGGAGGTGGAACTGGCAGTCGTCATCGGCAAGCCTGCAAAGGATGTGTCGCGGGACAACGCGCTCGACTGTGTGGCTGGCTATACCGTCGCCAACGACCTGTCCGCTCGCGACCACATCTTCCGCCCCGAAGTGGCAGAGACCTCGCCCTTCCGCTATGACTGGATCGGCCAGAAGTCATTCGACGGTTCTTGCCCGATGGGTCCGGCCATCACCCCTGCGCAATTCATTGGCGACCCGATGAACCTGAGCATGAAACTGTGGGTCAACGACAAGCTTAAGCAGGATTCCAACACCAACCAGATGCTGTTCGACATCGCCGACCAGATCTCCCATCTGTCCTCGCGCGTGACGCTCCTCCCAGGCGACGTTATCCTGACAGGCACGCCAGCCGGGGTTGGTATGCCGAACAGCGATTTCTTGAAGCCGGGCGATGTCGTCAAGCAGTGGATCGAAAGCATTGGCGAATTCGAGTTCACGATCGCATAA
- a CDS encoding alpha/beta fold hydrolase: protein MNIPLIQRMKRAAGYGSVHDVPQLAAGFTDVFESYLVPAGDLTLHAVIGGQGAPLLLLGGWPQNWFAWRHLMLPLARSFTVIAVDPRGVGLSDKPATGFDSKTLAADMFALMDALGFERFAMAGHDIGMWTGFAMAYDQPGRIDRIALGEALIPGVSDSPPLLPNERWLSDFLWHFNFNRAREVNERLVEGRESIYFGHQFATKAGSPDAVPAYARAFYIEQLRRDPNALRASFDYYRAIDESIPQNRERARSAKLTLPVLAFAGELACGGSVEAELRTVADNVQSVIIAGSGHYPAEEKPEAMLEALQAFFAPYADGEHDAMLYL from the coding sequence ATGAATATCCCGTTGATTCAAAGGATGAAACGCGCAGCCGGGTACGGCTCAGTACACGATGTTCCCCAACTGGCGGCAGGATTTACGGATGTCTTTGAAAGCTATCTGGTCCCGGCTGGCGACCTTACCCTGCATGCCGTCATCGGCGGCCAGGGGGCGCCGCTGCTACTGCTTGGCGGGTGGCCGCAGAACTGGTTCGCATGGCGGCACTTGATGCTGCCGTTGGCGCGATCCTTTACGGTTATCGCCGTCGATCCCCGCGGCGTGGGACTCTCGGACAAGCCGGCAACCGGTTTCGACTCCAAGACGCTCGCCGCCGATATGTTCGCGCTGATGGATGCGCTAGGCTTTGAGCGCTTCGCTATGGCCGGCCACGACATCGGGATGTGGACTGGCTTCGCGATGGCGTACGACCAACCTGGCCGGATAGACCGGATCGCGCTCGGTGAAGCGCTCATTCCAGGCGTATCGGACTCGCCACCACTTCTCCCCAACGAACGTTGGCTGAGCGATTTCCTTTGGCACTTCAACTTCAACCGTGCGCGCGAGGTCAATGAGCGCCTCGTCGAGGGACGCGAGTCCATCTATTTCGGCCACCAGTTTGCGACGAAGGCCGGCTCTCCCGACGCTGTTCCCGCCTACGCGAGAGCGTTCTACATCGAGCAACTCAGGCGCGATCCAAACGCGCTTCGTGCAAGCTTCGACTATTACCGGGCGATAGACGAATCGATCCCTCAGAATCGTGAACGTGCGCGCAGTGCGAAGCTAACGCTGCCAGTGCTGGCGTTCGCCGGCGAACTGGCCTGTGGCGGCAGCGTGGAAGCGGAACTGAGGACGGTGGCGGATAACGTGCAGTCGGTGATCATCGCGGGCAGTGGCCACTATCCGGCGGAAGAGAAACCGGAGGCCATGCTCGAGGCGCTCCAGGCGTTCTTCGCGCCTTACGCGGATGGGGAGCACGACGCGATGCTCTATCTCTGA
- a CDS encoding GlcG/HbpS family heme-binding protein: protein MYQKTSLGMAELKKVADAAQAYASAKQWIVTIAIVDDGGHLQWLQRADGAPPATAYIAAAKARTAAMGQRESKFYEDMVNAGRQAFLTAPGLDCLLEGGVPITVNGSCAGAIGVSGVRSNEDVEIARAGIAALA from the coding sequence ATGTATCAGAAGACCAGTCTCGGCATGGCGGAACTGAAGAAGGTAGCCGATGCTGCCCAGGCCTATGCCAGCGCAAAACAATGGATCGTGACGATTGCCATCGTCGACGATGGCGGCCATCTGCAATGGCTGCAGCGGGCCGACGGGGCCCCGCCGGCAACCGCCTACATCGCAGCCGCCAAGGCCCGCACGGCGGCGATGGGCCAGCGTGAAAGCAAGTTCTATGAAGATATGGTCAACGCAGGTCGGCAGGCGTTTTTGACTGCGCCCGGCCTGGATTGCCTTCTGGAAGGCGGCGTGCCAATCACGGTCAACGGTAGCTGCGCCGGGGCGATCGGTGTGAGCGGCGTCCGCTCCAACGAAGATGTTGAAATCGCGCGCGCTGGTATCGCTGCGCTGGCCTAG
- a CDS encoding LysR family transcriptional regulator: MNKLYSLDLNLLLVFDAMLRVGSVSRTAEEMGLTQPSTSNALARLRNFFGDPLFVRSDGAMRPTPLALQMAEPVQEALGQLRRAIEDKRYFDPMTSCRRFSICMNEMGQRVFLPKIVTRFAEIAPGVDLEAMEMTSQLAQAAMPNGDVDLVIGYFSDFGPSFFRQRVTTGHYVAVARKGHPQIDGILTLPAYLNASHISYVPALGNHAALEALLAEEFMKHGVRRRVALRVANSLGIPKIISSTDLIMTVPSVLAQAFCETAPVQVFDLPFDIPHIEIFQYWHARYHHDPANQWLRAQFKSLFPD; encoded by the coding sequence ATGAACAAGCTCTACTCACTGGACCTGAATCTCCTGCTGGTTTTTGATGCGATGCTCCGTGTCGGCAGCGTGTCCAGGACCGCAGAGGAGATGGGGCTGACCCAGCCGTCCACGAGCAACGCGCTCGCGCGCCTGCGGAATTTCTTCGGCGACCCGCTGTTCGTGCGTTCTGATGGTGCCATGAGGCCAACGCCGCTGGCCTTGCAAATGGCGGAACCGGTCCAGGAGGCGCTGGGACAACTCCGCCGGGCGATCGAGGACAAGCGGTACTTCGACCCGATGACCTCCTGTCGGCGTTTTTCCATCTGTATGAACGAAATGGGACAACGCGTCTTTTTGCCGAAGATCGTCACCCGCTTCGCCGAGATCGCGCCCGGGGTAGATCTCGAGGCTATGGAAATGACATCGCAGCTAGCGCAGGCGGCGATGCCAAATGGCGACGTGGACCTTGTGATCGGCTATTTTTCAGATTTCGGGCCGAGCTTTTTCCGCCAGCGCGTGACGACAGGTCATTACGTCGCCGTTGCCCGCAAGGGGCATCCCCAAATAGACGGTATCCTGACCCTGCCCGCCTACCTGAACGCCTCGCACATCTCCTACGTGCCTGCTCTCGGCAATCACGCCGCGCTGGAGGCGCTCCTCGCGGAAGAATTCATGAAACACGGCGTGCGCCGCCGTGTCGCATTGCGCGTAGCGAATTCGCTCGGCATCCCGAAGATCATCTCCAGCACCGACCTGATCATGACCGTACCGTCCGTGCTGGCGCAGGCGTTCTGCGAAACGGCCCCCGTGCAGGTCTTCGACCTGCCGTTCGATATTCCGCATATCGAGATATTCCAATACTGGCACGCACGCTATCACCACGACCCTGCCAATCAGTGGCTACGCGCCCAGTTCAAAAGCTTGTTTCCGGACTGA